In Rhodococcus pseudokoreensis, one DNA window encodes the following:
- a CDS encoding ribbon-helix-helix protein, CopG family has product MSDVLIRNFPAEDLALLDEHAARLGISRTEYLRRQLQQEARRTITTVSAADLVRFSQDFPDLADDEVMRGAWS; this is encoded by the coding sequence ATGTCTGACGTTTTGATCCGCAACTTTCCCGCGGAGGACCTGGCGCTGCTCGACGAGCACGCTGCCCGCCTCGGGATCTCGCGAACCGAGTACCTGCGCCGTCAGCTGCAGCAGGAGGCACGTCGAACCATCACCACGGTGTCGGCCGCCGACCTAGTGCGGTTCTCCCAAGACTTCCCCGACCTGGCCGACGACGAAGTCATGCGCGGCGCCTGGTCATGA
- a CDS encoding PIN domain nuclease — protein sequence MSDPTWLIDKSAMVRLGASPDAEQWANRIQRGLVHICTVTLLEVGYSARTAHDLTRVRRTPPLSAMPLEYSTPAIEDRALDVQRQLAERGQHRAPSIPDLLIAATAEISNRVVLHLDKDFDLIAAITGQPVERLVT from the coding sequence ATGAGTGACCCGACGTGGCTGATCGACAAGTCCGCGATGGTGCGCCTCGGCGCCAGCCCGGACGCCGAGCAGTGGGCCAATCGAATCCAGCGCGGTCTGGTCCACATCTGCACCGTGACGCTGCTCGAAGTCGGCTACTCGGCCCGTACCGCTCACGACCTGACGCGGGTACGACGCACCCCACCGCTTTCGGCCATGCCCCTGGAGTATTCGACACCCGCGATCGAAGACCGCGCCCTTGATGTGCAACGGCAACTGGCCGAACGTGGACAACATCGTGCACCGTCGATCCCGGATCTGCTGATCGCGGCGACCGCGGAGATCAGCAACCGAGTCGTTCTGCATCTCGACAAAGACTTCGATCTGATCGCAGCGATAACCGGCCAACCAGTCGAACGACTGGTGACCTAG